Part of the Paenibacillus sp. FSL R7-0273 genome is shown below.
GCGGGCTTATCCAGCCCGCAGGCGATGCACTGGTCCAGCTGCGGCCCATACCCTGCGGCCTGCAGTATTTTCATCTCAAAAACATTAATAATGATGCCCGGTTCCTTGTCTTCCTCCAGTGCACTGAGACATGCCGACAGCTGGCGGAACCAGAAGCTGCCGGTCTCCTCATCATGCAATACTCGGTCAAGCAGCTCGCAGGCGTATGACGCATAAGCCGCTTTGACCAGATCTGTCCGCAGCCCGTGGCGGGACTGTGTAATCTCCCCTGCATTCAGGGTACCCAGTCCCCCGTTGTTGCGGAAAAATACAAATTCGCCGGTTGTAAACAGCTGGATTAGCGCAGCATGACGGCTTTTGACCTTTTTGGCGCCGCGCACAAGAACGCCTACCTTGCCCGCGTTCTCGGTGCAAAGCGTAATGATGGCGTTCCCTTCGCCGTAATCCATACTGCGGATGACGATCCCTTCCACCCTGTGTAGCATGCCTCTTCCCCCAACCATCCGGCAAGCAACCAGTCCCTATTCCGCTTCTTCATCAAGAACCTGCTCTTCCTCCGCAGACAGCGGTCCGCCCGTTTCCAGCGGCTCTCTAGCTTGCCTGTACAGCAGATAAGCATCGACATCTCCAGTCATTGCAAAATACTTCCACGAAAAATCTCGCATTCGTATTCATCCTTTCTTCGGAAACACGATGTCTCTTCAGATCTAGGATGTGCGCTGTGCTGAGGTTTATCCTTGCAATTCCTGCCATACCCGCTGCCACACCGGATTAAAGGTCTTTATGGAAGCCTAAATCGCGCAGAACTCGGTCCTGGTTGCGCCAGTCTTTTTTCACTTTTACCCATAGCTCCAAGAAAATCTTCGATCCCAGCAGGTTCTGAATA
Proteins encoded:
- the recO gene encoding DNA repair protein RecO, yielding MLHRVEGIVIRSMDYGEGNAIITLCTENAGKVGVLVRGAKKVKSRHAALIQLFTTGEFVFFRNNGGLGTLNAGEITQSRHGLRTDLVKAAYASYACELLDRVLHDEETGSFWFRQLSACLSALEEDKEPGIIINVFEMKILQAAGYGPQLDQCIACGLDKPAEELRISPRLGGVLCRSCRHNDPPAMEISPRALKLLRVFAALDLTRLGNVDVKEATRSELKTVMRAFMDAQLGLKLKSQGFLDQLDKYNI
- a CDS encoding YqzL family protein, with amino-acid sequence MRDFSWKYFAMTGDVDAYLLYRQAREPLETGGPLSAEEEQVLDEEAE